A section of the Eriocheir sinensis breed Jianghai 21 chromosome 40, ASM2467909v1, whole genome shotgun sequence genome encodes:
- the LOC127009274 gene encoding keratin-associated protein 5-3-like isoform X16, producing the protein MDCCSEGSSAGDGLLDCCSEGSSAGDGLLDCCSEGSSAGDGLLHPCSEGSSAGDGLLDSCSEGSSAGDGLLDCCSEGSSAGDGLLDSCSGVSSAGDGLLDCCSEGSSAGDGLLDCCSEGSSAGDGLLDCCSEGSSAGDGLLDCCSEGSSAGDGLLDCCSEGSSAGDGLLDCCSEGSSAGDGLLDCCSEGSSAGDGLLDCCSEGSSAGDKLLDCCSDGSSAEDGLLDCCSDGTSAVIGLLDSCNDGSSAGDKLLDCCNDSSFTGDGLLHPCSEGSSVGNKLLDCCSDGFSARDGLLDPCNESSSAGDGIFCLLDSPSKLKLGQVMSEVFLP; encoded by the exons ATGGATTGCTGCAGTGAAG GTTCTTCAGCAGGGGATGGACTCCTGGATTGCTGCAGTGAAGGTTCTTCAGCAGGGGATGGACTCCTGGATTGCTGCAGTGAAGGTTCTTCAGCAGGGGATGGACTCCTGCACCCATGTAGTGAAGGTTCTTCAGCAGGGGATGGACTCTTGGATTCCTGCAGTGAAGGTTCTTCAGCAGGGGATGGACTTCTGGACTGCTGCAGTGAAG GTTCTTCAGCAGGGGATGGACTCTTGGATTCCTGCAGTGGAGTTTCTTCAGCAGGGGATGGACTCCTGGATTGCTGCAGTGAAGGTTCTTCAGCAGGGGATGGACTCCTGGATTGCTGCAGTGAAG GTTCTTCAGCAGGGGATGGACTCCTGGATTGCTGCAGTGAAG GTTCTTCAGCAGGGGATGGACTCCTGGATTGCTGCAGTGAAG GTTCTTCAGCAGGGGATGGACTCCTGGATTGCTGCAGTGAAGGTTCTTCAGCAGGGGATGGACTCCTGGATTGCTGCAGTGAAGGTTCTTCAGCAGGGGATGGACTCCTGGATTGCTGCAGTGAAGGTTCTTCAGCAGGGGATGGACTCCTGGATTGCTGCAGTGAAGGTTCTTCAGCAGGGGATAAACTCCTGGACTGCTGCAGTGATGGTTCTTCAGCAGAGGATGGACTCCTGGACTGCTGCAGTGATGGTACTTCAGCAGTGATTGGACTCCTGGACTCCTGCAATGATGGTTCTTCAGCAGGGGATAAACTCCTGGACTGTTGCAATGACAGTTCTTTTACAGGGGATGGACTCCTGCACCCATGCAGTGAAGGTTCTTCAGTAGGGAATAAACTCCTGGACTGCTGCAGTGATGGTTTCTCAGCAAGGGATGGACTGCTGGACCCCTGCAATGAAAGTTCCTCAGCAGGGGATGGAATCTTCTGTCTTCTGGACTCTCCTTCCAAGCTGAAACTTGGCCAGGTTATGTCTGAGGTATTTTTACCTTGA
- the LOC127009274 gene encoding keratin-associated protein 5-3-like isoform X10 produces the protein MDCCSEGSSAGDGLLDCCSEGSSAGDGLLDCCSEGSSAGDGLLHPCSEGSSAGDGLLDSCSEGSSAGDGLLDCCSEGSSAGDGLLDSCSGVSSAGDGLLDCCSEGSSAGDGLLDCCSEGSSAGDGLLDCCSEGSSAGDGLLDRCSEGSSAGDGLLDCCSEGSSAGDGLLDCCSEGSSAGDGLLDCCSEGSSAGDGLLDCCSEGSSAGDGLLDCCSEGSSAGDKLLDCCSDGSSAEDGLLDCCSDGTSAVIGLLDSCNDGSSAGDKLLDCCNDSSFTGDGLLHPCSEGSSVGNKLLDCCSDGFSARDGLLDPCNESSSAGDGIFCLLDSPSKLKLGQVMSEVFLP, from the exons ATGGATTGCTGCAGTGAAG GTTCTTCAGCAGGGGATGGACTCCTGGATTGCTGCAGTGAAGGTTCTTCAGCAGGGGATGGACTCCTGGATTGCTGCAGTGAAGGTTCTTCAGCAGGGGATGGACTCCTGCACCCATGTAGTGAAGGTTCTTCAGCAGGGGATGGACTCTTGGATTCCTGCAGTGAAGGTTCTTCAGCAGGGGATGGACTTCTGGACTGCTGCAGTGAAG GTTCTTCAGCAGGGGATGGACTCTTGGATTCCTGCAGTGGAGTTTCTTCAGCAGGGGATGGACTCCTGGATTGCTGCAGTGAAGGTTCTTCAGCAGGGGATGGACTCCTGGATTGCTGCAGTGAAG GTTCTTCAGCAGGGGATGGACTCCTGGATTGCTGCAGTGAAG GTTCTTCAGCAGGGGATGGACTCCTGGATCGCTGCAGTGAAG GTTCTTCAGCAGGGGATGGACTCCTGGATTGCTGCAGTGAAG GTTCTTCAGCAGGGGATGGACTCCTGGATTGCTGCAGTGAAGGTTCTTCAGCAGGGGATGGACTCCTGGATTGCTGCAGTGAAGGTTCTTCAGCAGGGGATGGACTCCTGGATTGCTGCAGTGAAGGTTCTTCAGCAGGGGATGGACTCCTGGATTGCTGCAGTGAAGGTTCTTCAGCAGGGGATAAACTCCTGGACTGCTGCAGTGATGGTTCTTCAGCAGAGGATGGACTCCTGGACTGCTGCAGTGATGGTACTTCAGCAGTGATTGGACTCCTGGACTCCTGCAATGATGGTTCTTCAGCAGGGGATAAACTCCTGGACTGTTGCAATGACAGTTCTTTTACAGGGGATGGACTCCTGCACCCATGCAGTGAAGGTTCTTCAGTAGGGAATAAACTCCTGGACTGCTGCAGTGATGGTTTCTCAGCAAGGGATGGACTGCTGGACCCCTGCAATGAAAGTTCCTCAGCAGGGGATGGAATCTTCTGTCTTCTGGACTCTCCTTCCAAGCTGAAACTTGGCCAGGTTATGTCTGAGGTATTTTTACCTTGA
- the LOC127009274 gene encoding keratin-associated protein 5-3-like isoform X8 translates to MDCCSEGSSAGDGLLDCCSEGSSAGDGLLDCCSEGSSAGDGLLHPCSEGSSAGDGLLDSCSEGSSAGDGLLDCCSEGSSAGDGLLDSCSGVSSAGDGLLDCCSEGSSAGDGLLDCCSEGSSAGDGLLDCCSEGSSAGDRLLDCCSEGSSAGDGLLDCCSEGSSAGDGLLDCCSEGSSAGDGLLDCCSEGSSAGDGLLDCCSEGSSAGDGLLDCCSEGSSAGDKLLDCCSDGSSAEDGLLDCCSDGTSAVIGLLDSCNDGSSAGDKLLDCCNDSSFTGDGLLHPCSEGSSVGNKLLDCCSDGFSARDGLLDPCNESSSAGDGIFCLLDSPSKLKLGQVMSEVFLP, encoded by the exons ATGGATTGCTGCAGTGAAG GTTCTTCAGCAGGGGATGGACTCCTGGATTGCTGCAGTGAAGGTTCTTCAGCAGGGGATGGACTCCTGGATTGCTGCAGTGAAGGTTCTTCAGCAGGGGATGGACTCCTGCACCCATGTAGTGAAGGTTCTTCAGCAGGGGATGGACTCTTGGATTCCTGCAGTGAAGGTTCTTCAGCAGGGGATGGACTTCTGGACTGCTGCAGTGAAG GTTCTTCAGCAGGGGATGGACTCTTGGATTCCTGCAGTGGAGTTTCTTCAGCAGGGGATGGACTCCTGGATTGCTGCAGTGAAGGTTCTTCAGCAGGGGATGGACTCCTGGATTGCTGCAGTGAAG GTTCTTCAGCAGGGGATGGACTCCTGGATTGCTGCAGTGAAG GTTCTTCAGCAGGGGATAGACTCCTGGACTGCTGCAGTGAAGGTTCTTCAGCAGGGGATGGACTCCTGGATTGCTGCAGTGAAG GTTCTTCAGCAGGGGATGGACTCCTGGATTGCTGCAGTGAAGGTTCTTCAGCAGGGGATGGACTCCTGGATTGCTGCAGTGAAGGTTCTTCAGCAGGGGATGGACTCCTGGATTGCTGCAGTGAAGGTTCTTCAGCAGGGGATGGACTCCTGGATTGCTGCAGTGAAGGTTCTTCAGCAGGGGATAAACTCCTGGACTGCTGCAGTGATGGTTCTTCAGCAGAGGATGGACTCCTGGACTGCTGCAGTGATGGTACTTCAGCAGTGATTGGACTCCTGGACTCCTGCAATGATGGTTCTTCAGCAGGGGATAAACTCCTGGACTGTTGCAATGACAGTTCTTTTACAGGGGATGGACTCCTGCACCCATGCAGTGAAGGTTCTTCAGTAGGGAATAAACTCCTGGACTGCTGCAGTGATGGTTTCTCAGCAAGGGATGGACTGCTGGACCCCTGCAATGAAAGTTCCTCAGCAGGGGATGGAATCTTCTGTCTTCTGGACTCTCCTTCCAAGCTGAAACTTGGCCAGGTTATGTCTGAGGTATTTTTACCTTGA
- the LOC127009274 gene encoding keratin-associated protein 5-3-like isoform X2, whose protein sequence is MDCCSEGSSAGDGLLDCCSEGSSAGDGLLDCCSEGSSAGDGLLHPCSEGSSAGDGLLDSCSEGSSAGDGLLDCCSEGSSAGDGLLDSCSGVSSAGDGLLDCCSEGSSAGDGLLDCCSEGSSAGDGLLDCCSEGSSAGDGLLDCCSEGSSAGDGLLHPRSEGSSAGDRLLDCCSEGSSAGDGLLDRCSEGSSAGDGLLDCCSEGSSAGDGLLDRCSEGSSAGDGLLDCCSEGSSAGDGLLDCCSEGSSAGDGLLDCCSEGSSAGDGLLDCCSEGSSAGDKLLDCCSDGSSAEDGLLDCCSDGTSAVIGLLDSCNDGSSAGDKLLDCCNDSSFTGDGLLHPCSEGSSVGNKLLDCCSDGFSARDGLLDPCNESSSAGDGIFCLLDSPSKLKLGQVMSEVFLP, encoded by the exons ATGGATTGCTGCAGTGAAG GTTCTTCAGCAGGGGATGGACTCCTGGATTGCTGCAGTGAAGGTTCTTCAGCAGGGGATGGACTCCTGGATTGCTGCAGTGAAGGTTCTTCAGCAGGGGATGGACTCCTGCACCCATGTAGTGAAGGTTCTTCAGCAGGGGATGGACTCTTGGATTCCTGCAGTGAAGGTTCTTCAGCAGGGGATGGACTTCTGGACTGCTGCAGTGAAG GTTCTTCAGCAGGGGATGGACTCTTGGATTCCTGCAGTGGAGTTTCTTCAGCAGGGGATGGACTCCTGGATTGCTGCAGTGAAGGTTCTTCAGCAGGGGATGGACTCCTGGATTGCTGCAGTGAAG GTTCTTCAGCAGGGGATGGACTCCTGGATTGCTGCAGTGAAG GTTCTTCAGCAGGGGATGGACTCCTGGATTGCTGCAGTGAAG GTTCTTCAGCAGGGGATGGACTCCTGCACCCACGCAGTGAAGGTTCTTCAGCAGGGGATAGACTCCTGGATTGCTGCAGTGAAG GTTCTTCAGCAGGGGATGGACTCCTGGATCGCTGCAGTGAAG GTTCTTCAGCAGGGGATGGACTCCTGGATTGCTGCAGTGAAG GTTCTTCAGCAGGGGATGGACTCCTGGACCGCTGCAGTGAAG GTTCTTCAGCAGGGGATGGACTCCTGGATTGCTGCAGTGAAGGTTCTTCAGCAGGGGATGGACTCCTGGATTGCTGCAGTGAAGGTTCTTCAGCAGGGGATGGACTCCTGGATTGCTGCAGTGAAGGTTCTTCAGCAGGGGATGGACTCCTGGATTGCTGCAGTGAAGGTTCTTCAGCAGGGGATAAACTCCTGGACTGCTGCAGTGATGGTTCTTCAGCAGAGGATGGACTCCTGGACTGCTGCAGTGATGGTACTTCAGCAGTGATTGGACTCCTGGACTCCTGCAATGATGGTTCTTCAGCAGGGGATAAACTCCTGGACTGTTGCAATGACAGTTCTTTTACAGGGGATGGACTCCTGCACCCATGCAGTGAAGGTTCTTCAGTAGGGAATAAACTCCTGGACTGCTGCAGTGATGGTTTCTCAGCAAGGGATGGACTGCTGGACCCCTGCAATGAAAGTTCCTCAGCAGGGGATGGAATCTTCTGTCTTCTGGACTCTCCTTCCAAGCTGAAACTTGGCCAGGTTATGTCTGAGGTATTTTTACCTTGA
- the LOC127009274 gene encoding keratin-associated protein 5-3-like isoform X3: MDCCSEGSSAGDGLLDCCSEGSSAGDGLLDCCSEGSSAGDGLLHPCSEGSSAGDGLLDSCSEGSSAGDGLLDCCSEGSSAGDGLLDSCSGVSSAGDGLLDCCSEGSSAGDGLLDCCSEGSSAGDGLLDCCSEGSSAGDGLLDCCSEGSSAGDGLLHPRSEGSSAGDRLLDCCSEGSSAGDGLLDRCSEGSSAGDGLLDCCSEGSSAGDGLLDRCSEGSSAGDGLLDCCSEGSSAGDGLLDCCSEGSSAGDGLLDCCSEGSSAGDKLLDCCSDGSSAEDGLLDCCSDGTSAVIGLLDSCNDGSSAGDKLLDCCNDSSFTGDGLLHPCSEGSSVGNKLLDCCSDGFSARDGLLDPCNESSSAGDGIFCLLDSPSKLKLGQVMSEVFLP; this comes from the exons ATGGATTGCTGCAGTGAAG GTTCTTCAGCAGGGGATGGACTCCTGGATTGCTGCAGTGAAGGTTCTTCAGCAGGGGATGGACTCCTGGATTGCTGCAGTGAAGGTTCTTCAGCAGGGGATGGACTCCTGCACCCATGTAGTGAAGGTTCTTCAGCAGGGGATGGACTCTTGGATTCCTGCAGTGAAGGTTCTTCAGCAGGGGATGGACTTCTGGACTGCTGCAGTGAAG GTTCTTCAGCAGGGGATGGACTCTTGGATTCCTGCAGTGGAGTTTCTTCAGCAGGGGATGGACTCCTGGATTGCTGCAGTGAAGGTTCTTCAGCAGGGGATGGACTCCTGGATTGCTGCAGTGAAG GTTCTTCAGCAGGGGATGGACTCCTGGATTGCTGCAGTGAAG GTTCTTCAGCAGGGGATGGACTCCTGGATTGCTGCAGTGAAG GTTCTTCAGCAGGGGATGGACTCCTGCACCCACGCAGTGAAGGTTCTTCAGCAGGGGATAGACTCCTGGATTGCTGCAGTGAAG GTTCTTCAGCAGGGGATGGACTCCTGGATCGCTGCAGTGAAG GTTCTTCAGCAGGGGATGGACTCCTGGATTGCTGCAGTGAAG GTTCTTCAGCAGGGGATGGACTCCTGGACCGCTGCAGTGAAG GTTCTTCAGCAGGGGATGGACTCCTGGATTGCTGCAGTGAAGGTTCTTCAGCAGGGGATGGACTCCTGGATTGCTGCAGTGAAGGTTCTTCAGCAGGGGATGGACTCCTGGATTGCTGCAGTGAAGGTTCTTCAGCAGGGGATAAACTCCTGGACTGCTGCAGTGATGGTTCTTCAGCAGAGGATGGACTCCTGGACTGCTGCAGTGATGGTACTTCAGCAGTGATTGGACTCCTGGACTCCTGCAATGATGGTTCTTCAGCAGGGGATAAACTCCTGGACTGTTGCAATGACAGTTCTTTTACAGGGGATGGACTCCTGCACCCATGCAGTGAAGGTTCTTCAGTAGGGAATAAACTCCTGGACTGCTGCAGTGATGGTTTCTCAGCAAGGGATGGACTGCTGGACCCCTGCAATGAAAGTTCCTCAGCAGGGGATGGAATCTTCTGTCTTCTGGACTCTCCTTCCAAGCTGAAACTTGGCCAGGTTATGTCTGAGGTATTTTTACCTTGA
- the LOC127009274 gene encoding keratin-associated protein 5-3-like isoform X11, with the protein MDCCSEGSSAGDGLLDCCSEGSSAGDGLLDCCSEGSSAGDGLLHPCSEGSSAGDGLLDSCSEGSSAGDGLLDCCSEGSSAGDGLLDSCSGVSSAGDGLLDCCSEGSSAGDGLLDCCSEGSSAGDGLLDCCSEGSSAGDGLLDCCSEGPSAGDGLLPSCSEGSSAGDGLLDCCSEGSSAGDGLLDCCSEGSSAGDGLLDCCSEGSSAGDGLLDCCSEGSSAGDKLLDCCSDGSSAEDGLLDCCSDGTSAVIGLLDSCNDGSSAGDKLLDCCNDSSFTGDGLLHPCSEGSSVGNKLLDCCSDGFSARDGLLDPCNESSSAGDGIFCLLDSPSKLKLGQVMSEVFLP; encoded by the exons ATGGATTGCTGCAGTGAAG GTTCTTCAGCAGGGGATGGACTCCTGGATTGCTGCAGTGAAGGTTCTTCAGCAGGGGATGGACTCCTGGATTGCTGCAGTGAAGGTTCTTCAGCAGGGGATGGACTCCTGCACCCATGTAGTGAAGGTTCTTCAGCAGGGGATGGACTCTTGGATTCCTGCAGTGAAGGTTCTTCAGCAGGGGATGGACTTCTGGACTGCTGCAGTGAAG GTTCTTCAGCAGGGGATGGACTCTTGGATTCCTGCAGTGGAGTTTCTTCAGCAGGGGATGGACTCCTGGATTGCTGCAGTGAAGGTTCTTCAGCAGGGGATGGACTCCTGGATTGCTGCAGTGAAG GTTCTTCAGCAGGGGATGGACTCCTGGATTGCTGCAGTGAAG GTTCTTCAGCAGGGGATGGACTCCTGGATTGCTGCAGTGAAGGTCCTTCAGCAGGGGATGGACTCCTGCCCTCATGTAGTGAAG GTTCTTCAGCAGGGGATGGACTCCTGGATTGCTGCAGTGAAGGTTCTTCAGCAGGGGATGGACTCCTGGATTGCTGCAGTGAAGGTTCTTCAGCAGGGGATGGACTCCTGGATTGCTGCAGTGAAGGTTCTTCAGCAGGGGATGGACTCCTGGATTGCTGCAGTGAAGGTTCTTCAGCAGGGGATAAACTCCTGGACTGCTGCAGTGATGGTTCTTCAGCAGAGGATGGACTCCTGGACTGCTGCAGTGATGGTACTTCAGCAGTGATTGGACTCCTGGACTCCTGCAATGATGGTTCTTCAGCAGGGGATAAACTCCTGGACTGTTGCAATGACAGTTCTTTTACAGGGGATGGACTCCTGCACCCATGCAGTGAAGGTTCTTCAGTAGGGAATAAACTCCTGGACTGCTGCAGTGATGGTTTCTCAGCAAGGGATGGACTGCTGGACCCCTGCAATGAAAGTTCCTCAGCAGGGGATGGAATCTTCTGTCTTCTGGACTCTCCTTCCAAGCTGAAACTTGGCCAGGTTATGTCTGAGGTATTTTTACCTTGA
- the LOC127009274 gene encoding keratin-associated protein 5-3-like isoform X9: MDCCSEGSSAGDGLLDCCSEGSSAGDGLLDCCSEGSSAGDGLLHPCSEGSSAGDGLLDSCSEGSSAGDGLLDCCSEGSSAGDGLLDSCSGVSSAGDGLLDCCSEGSSAGDGLLDCCSEGSSAGDGLLDCCSEGSSAGDGLLDCCSEGSSAGDGLLDCCSEGSSAGDGLLDCCSEGSSAGDGLLDCCSEGSSAGDGLLDCCSEGSSAGDGLLDCCSEGSSAGDKLLDCCSDGSSAEDGLLDCCSDGTSAVIGLLDSCNDGSSAGDKLLDCCNDSSFTGDGLLHPCSEGSSVGNKLLDCCSDGFSARDGLLDPCNESSSAGDGIFCLLDSPSKLKLGQVMSEVFLP; encoded by the exons ATGGATTGCTGCAGTGAAG GTTCTTCAGCAGGGGATGGACTCCTGGATTGCTGCAGTGAAGGTTCTTCAGCAGGGGATGGACTCCTGGATTGCTGCAGTGAAGGTTCTTCAGCAGGGGATGGACTCCTGCACCCATGTAGTGAAGGTTCTTCAGCAGGGGATGGACTCTTGGATTCCTGCAGTGAAGGTTCTTCAGCAGGGGATGGACTTCTGGACTGCTGCAGTGAAG GTTCTTCAGCAGGGGATGGACTCTTGGATTCCTGCAGTGGAGTTTCTTCAGCAGGGGATGGACTCCTGGATTGCTGCAGTGAAGGTTCTTCAGCAGGGGATGGACTCCTGGATTGCTGCAGTGAAG GTTCTTCAGCAGGGGATGGACTCCTGGATTGCTGCAGTGAAG GTTCTTCAGCAGGGGATGGACTCCTGGATTGCTGCAGTGAAG GTTCTTCAGCAGGGGATGGACTCCTGGATTGCTGCAGTGAAG GTTCTTCAGCAGGGGATGGACTCCTGGATTGCTGCAGTGAAGGTTCTTCAGCAGGGGATGGACTCCTGGATTGCTGCAGTGAAGGTTCTTCAGCAGGGGATGGACTCCTGGATTGCTGCAGTGAAGGTTCTTCAGCAGGGGATGGACTCCTGGATTGCTGCAGTGAAGGTTCTTCAGCAGGGGATAAACTCCTGGACTGCTGCAGTGATGGTTCTTCAGCAGAGGATGGACTCCTGGACTGCTGCAGTGATGGTACTTCAGCAGTGATTGGACTCCTGGACTCCTGCAATGATGGTTCTTCAGCAGGGGATAAACTCCTGGACTGTTGCAATGACAGTTCTTTTACAGGGGATGGACTCCTGCACCCATGCAGTGAAGGTTCTTCAGTAGGGAATAAACTCCTGGACTGCTGCAGTGATGGTTTCTCAGCAAGGGATGGACTGCTGGACCCCTGCAATGAAAGTTCCTCAGCAGGGGATGGAATCTTCTGTCTTCTGGACTCTCCTTCCAAGCTGAAACTTGGCCAGGTTATGTCTGAGGTATTTTTACCTTGA
- the LOC127009274 gene encoding keratin-associated protein 5-3-like isoform X4 — MDCCSEGSSAGDGLLDCCSEGSSAGDGLLDCCSEGSSAGDGLLHPCSEGSSAGDGLLDSCSEGSSAGDGLLDCCSEGSSAGDGLLDSCSGVSSAGDGLLDCCSEGSSAGDGLLDCCSEGSSAGDGLLDCCSEGSSAGDGLLDCCSEGSSAGDGLLHPRSEGSSAGDRLLDCCSEGSSAGDGLLDRCSEGSSAGDGLLDCCSEGSSAGDGLLDRCSEGSSAGDGLLDCCSEGSSAGDGLLDCCSEGSSAGDKLLDCCSDGSSAEDGLLDCCSDGTSAVIGLLDSCNDGSSAGDKLLDCCNDSSFTGDGLLHPCSEGSSVGNKLLDCCSDGFSARDGLLDPCNESSSAGDGIFCLLDSPSKLKLGQVMSEVFLP; from the exons ATGGATTGCTGCAGTGAAG GTTCTTCAGCAGGGGATGGACTCCTGGATTGCTGCAGTGAAGGTTCTTCAGCAGGGGATGGACTCCTGGATTGCTGCAGTGAAGGTTCTTCAGCAGGGGATGGACTCCTGCACCCATGTAGTGAAGGTTCTTCAGCAGGGGATGGACTCTTGGATTCCTGCAGTGAAGGTTCTTCAGCAGGGGATGGACTTCTGGACTGCTGCAGTGAAG GTTCTTCAGCAGGGGATGGACTCTTGGATTCCTGCAGTGGAGTTTCTTCAGCAGGGGATGGACTCCTGGATTGCTGCAGTGAAGGTTCTTCAGCAGGGGATGGACTCCTGGATTGCTGCAGTGAAG GTTCTTCAGCAGGGGATGGACTCCTGGATTGCTGCAGTGAAG GTTCTTCAGCAGGGGATGGACTCCTGGATTGCTGCAGTGAAG GTTCTTCAGCAGGGGATGGACTCCTGCACCCACGCAGTGAAGGTTCTTCAGCAGGGGATAGACTCCTGGATTGCTGCAGTGAAG GTTCTTCAGCAGGGGATGGACTCCTGGATCGCTGCAGTGAAG GTTCTTCAGCAGGGGATGGACTCCTGGATTGCTGCAGTGAAG GTTCTTCAGCAGGGGATGGACTCCTGGACCGCTGCAGTGAAG GTTCTTCAGCAGGGGATGGACTCCTGGATTGCTGCAGTGAAGGTTCTTCAGCAGGGGATGGACTCCTGGATTGCTGCAGTGAAGGTTCTTCAGCAGGGGATAAACTCCTGGACTGCTGCAGTGATGGTTCTTCAGCAGAGGATGGACTCCTGGACTGCTGCAGTGATGGTACTTCAGCAGTGATTGGACTCCTGGACTCCTGCAATGATGGTTCTTCAGCAGGGGATAAACTCCTGGACTGTTGCAATGACAGTTCTTTTACAGGGGATGGACTCCTGCACCCATGCAGTGAAGGTTCTTCAGTAGGGAATAAACTCCTGGACTGCTGCAGTGATGGTTTCTCAGCAAGGGATGGACTGCTGGACCCCTGCAATGAAAGTTCCTCAGCAGGGGATGGAATCTTCTGTCTTCTGGACTCTCCTTCCAAGCTGAAACTTGGCCAGGTTATGTCTGAGGTATTTTTACCTTGA
- the LOC127009274 gene encoding keratin-associated protein 5-3-like isoform X22 produces the protein MDCCSEGSSAGDGLLDCCSEGSSAGDGLLDCCSEGSSAGDGLLHPCSEGSSAGDGLLDSCSEGSSAGDGLLDCCSEGSSAGDGLLDSCSGVSSAGDGLLDCCSEGSSAGDGLLDCCSEGSSAGDGLLDCCSEGSSAGDGLLDCCSEGPSAGDGLLPSCSEGSSAGDGLLDCCSEGSSAGDGLLDCCSEGSSAGDKLLDCCSDGSSAEDGLLDCCSDGTSAVIGLLDSCNDGSSAGDKLLDCCNDSSFTGDGLLHPCSEGSSVGNKLLDCCSDGFSARDGLLDPCNESSSAGDGIFCLLDSPSKLKLGQVMSEVFLP, from the exons ATGGATTGCTGCAGTGAAG GTTCTTCAGCAGGGGATGGACTCCTGGATTGCTGCAGTGAAGGTTCTTCAGCAGGGGATGGACTCCTGGATTGCTGCAGTGAAGGTTCTTCAGCAGGGGATGGACTCCTGCACCCATGTAGTGAAGGTTCTTCAGCAGGGGATGGACTCTTGGATTCCTGCAGTGAAGGTTCTTCAGCAGGGGATGGACTTCTGGACTGCTGCAGTGAAG GTTCTTCAGCAGGGGATGGACTCTTGGATTCCTGCAGTGGAGTTTCTTCAGCAGGGGATGGACTCCTGGATTGCTGCAGTGAAGGTTCTTCAGCAGGGGATGGACTCCTGGATTGCTGCAGTGAAG GTTCTTCAGCAGGGGATGGACTCCTGGATTGCTGCAGTGAAG GTTCTTCAGCAGGGGATGGACTCCTGGATTGCTGCAGTGAAGGTCCTTCAGCAGGGGATGGACTCCTGCCCTCATGTAGTGAAG GTTCTTCAGCAGGGGATGGACTCCTGGATTGCTGCAGTGAAGGTTCTTCAGCAGGGGATGGACTCCTGGATTGCTGCAGTGAAGGTTCTTCAGCAGGGGATAAACTCCTGGACTGCTGCAGTGATGGTTCTTCAGCAGAGGATGGACTCCTGGACTGCTGCAGTGATGGTACTTCAGCAGTGATTGGACTCCTGGACTCCTGCAATGATGGTTCTTCAGCAGGGGATAAACTCCTGGACTGTTGCAATGACAGTTCTTTTACAGGGGATGGACTCCTGCACCCATGCAGTGAAGGTTCTTCAGTAGGGAATAAACTCCTGGACTGCTGCAGTGATGGTTTCTCAGCAAGGGATGGACTGCTGGACCCCTGCAATGAAAGTTCCTCAGCAGGGGATGGAATCTTCTGTCTTCTGGACTCTCCTTCCAAGCTGAAACTTGGCCAGGTTATGTCTGAGGTATTTTTACCTTGA
- the LOC127009274 gene encoding keratin-associated protein 5-3-like isoform X23: MDCCSEGSSAGDGLLDCCSEGSSAGDGLLDCCSEGSSAGDGLLHPCSEGSSAGDGLLDSCSEGSSAGDGLLDCCSEGSSAGDGLLDSCSGVSSAGDGLLDCCSEGSSAGDGLLDCCSEGSSAGDGLLDCCSEGSSAGDGLLDCCSEGSSAGDRLLDCCSEGSSAGDGLLDCCSEGSSAGDGLLDCCSEGSSAGDKLLDCCSDGSSAEDGLLDCCSDGTSAVIGLLDSCNDGSSAGDKLLDCCNDSSFTGDGLLHPCSEGSSVGNKLLDCCSDGFSARDGLLDPCNESSSAGDGIFCLLDSPSKLKLGQVMSEVFLP, from the exons ATGGATTGCTGCAGTGAAG GTTCTTCAGCAGGGGATGGACTCCTGGATTGCTGCAGTGAAGGTTCTTCAGCAGGGGATGGACTCCTGGATTGCTGCAGTGAAGGTTCTTCAGCAGGGGATGGACTCCTGCACCCATGTAGTGAAGGTTCTTCAGCAGGGGATGGACTCTTGGATTCCTGCAGTGAAGGTTCTTCAGCAGGGGATGGACTTCTGGACTGCTGCAGTGAAG GTTCTTCAGCAGGGGATGGACTCTTGGATTCCTGCAGTGGAGTTTCTTCAGCAGGGGATGGACTCCTGGATTGCTGCAGTGAAGGTTCTTCAGCAGGGGATGGACTCCTGGATTGCTGCAGTGAAG GTTCTTCAGCAGGGGATGGACTCCTGGATTGCTGCAGTGAAG GTTCTTCAGCAGGGGATGGACTCCTGGATTGCTGCAGTGAAG GTTCTTCAGCAGGGGATAGACTCCTGGACTGCTGCAGTGAAG GTTCTTCAGCAGGGGATGGACTCCTGGATTGCTGCAGTGAAGGTTCTTCAGCAGGGGATGGACTCCTGGATTGCTGCAGTGAAGGTTCTTCAGCAGGGGATAAACTCCTGGACTGCTGCAGTGATGGTTCTTCAGCAGAGGATGGACTCCTGGACTGCTGCAGTGATGGTACTTCAGCAGTGATTGGACTCCTGGACTCCTGCAATGATGGTTCTTCAGCAGGGGATAAACTCCTGGACTGTTGCAATGACAGTTCTTTTACAGGGGATGGACTCCTGCACCCATGCAGTGAAGGTTCTTCAGTAGGGAATAAACTCCTGGACTGCTGCAGTGATGGTTTCTCAGCAAGGGATGGACTGCTGGACCCCTGCAATGAAAGTTCCTCAGCAGGGGATGGAATCTTCTGTCTTCTGGACTCTCCTTCCAAGCTGAAACTTGGCCAGGTTATGTCTGAGGTATTTTTACCTTGA